The Nicotiana tomentosiformis chromosome 2, ASM39032v3, whole genome shotgun sequence genome includes the window ATATGTATCATACATGCTTATATCTTATTCAAATTCATTTATCACTGCAAATGATTCTCTTATATGGATTGAGGTAATGGCACATGGGTTGTCTGTGCAATTGATATGATTATGCCACATGAGTTGTCTAcgtgtttgatgttattatgaCACAATAGTTTATGTTGTATGGTTATTGTAATATTAATATTGTTATGGCACGATGGCTTATGCCATGCGggtattatgatattgatatattATGGCACCATTGATCTTTGTGTGGTGCTTGGATATGGATATGTCCCTCCGGCGTCAGGTGATTACCCATATTATATTAGACCATGTGAGCGCAGGTGATACGTATATCGTGTTGGAGCATATGGAATGTGATGGATCATATTGGAGCACATGAGATGTGATGGGTATTAGTTATAGTTAAGTTTTGATCATGCATTGAAATTCTAGACTCATGTAGAAATATCCTTTTATATCATCGACATATGCACGTTCATACATTTTTAGATATGCATGAGACTTGTTAGTGAATTGTTGGATACTTGGAGGGTATCATATTGCGTTAAATTGAGTCTACATCATGCATTGACATTTTAAACCCATGTAGGAGTATTTGTATAAATGCTCTTTGAGAATTGATGTTAGATTGGGTCTTTATCATGTATAGACGTTCTATATTCATGTAGAGGTATTCAAGTTAAAGTTACTTGGTGCATATCTCCTTTATATGCGGATTTAGTGCATTTgtatattgtcacgccccaaacctgggaagGTATGACCGACATCCGATGCCATACTttgcccgagcgtaccactctataaACATGAACCTTGGAGgagtaaccctcaacttaggccgataaGGCCTATTTGCAAGCAGGCAATACTAACCAAGGCCTATTTGGCTCTATCCACTTGGATAGTCTGTCTGGCTGTCTATCAGAACTAGCAGACATGAAATGTAGTGCCCCCGACAAAAATGGCATCAGTagaaaataatataccgagtatgtaatgcaatagaataacaaaaagctgaaactgaactgaagTACATAGTAAGCTAGAAGCCAAAGAATGTTATGAGTTATACTCGCATGTCCCGATTCAACACAATGCAATATAGTAATATCATAGCTAGTCCACCACATATAGGACTCAGTGTATCTCACTGACCAAATGGCCAGGCAACAGTAAAATCTCACTGACCGTAAGGTTAGGCAAATAAATACTCTCAGTGACCATAAGTCCAGGTAATTGTATCTCTCACTGACCAAGTGGCCAGGCAATAATATCTCTACTGACCAAGAGGCCATGCAAATATAAACTCTCACTAAGCAAGTGTCCAGGCAATTGAAAATATATGTATATGATGTTGTATATCATGGATATAGTAGAATGTATGAATGTGCATATATAACTTCTCTATTTCTATCCAATGTCATGAAATTATGTGAAGCGGATAAGAACCCCTCCCAATAGACACAATGGAAATATACATAAAGATGTAACACATATGAGACACGTGCTCTATAGCGTGCGTTTCTTGTACAAGATTCATCCAACTCTTAATTACTATGGATTCATACCAATGAAAGAAAAGGGATAGCCATTACATACCTCTTGTCATCTATACTAACTCAATAATGAACTTGTCTCGAATAGCAGCTTAACCTATAACAATGACAATACATTCGTTAACTTAAAGAATACTAGTATATGATGTATATCGGATGATAAATCGTTATTAAAAACAATCGGGTAGCATATGCCCTTATTTTATTACATTCCTCAAGCCTACAATATGCATAATATTGATTATTGTAATGAGCATCAAACTCGTTCTCAGATTACTAAACGACACATTTCCAACTTCTCTTTTTTGCGAATCAAGCAATACATCCAACAAAAAATGACCAACCCCCTTCCCACTTAAATCAGACATAAAGTTAACTTAGAATTAAGCTCATAATTAGCCAATCAATGgcgcagcaacaacaacaataaactaCACTAATACTTTTGTCAACTAAAAGGAAAATTAGAATATAATGTATTGAGCGATGAGTTCATCTCATAGCCTCAAAAACACCTTCCTTTCTACACAAGCATaataagaatatcaacaacaaaaaaTCCAAGTGGTTCTCAATAATGTTCCAGCCACAATATCGCTCTAAACCATCCCAAAACATTCCAACAATTACAATACATCAAACATGTTTTTTTTACTCCTTTTATCTTACAAGTTCTTTAACAACAAGATAGCTATGACTTAGATAAGTTCCAGAATAAGTAGAAGAGTCATAATCTCACATTCCATTATCAATAACAGCTCCAACTTGAGCGTACTTCACCTTGAAGAAATCTCCCAAAGTAGCCATTAGAAGAAGAACTACATATCTTTGAACACCACAAGGTTTCTAGTGCTTGATTCACTTTGAGCACCTTAGGATTAGCTCTTGAACTATGTGAGAAACTTTGGAGAGCGTTTTAGGGTGTATATGAACCTATATGGACGATAAATGAGGTCTCTATGTCGTTCTACCACTTTATACAATTTTAGAACTTTCCACCACCTAAGTGGGTCCCAAAGGGGCTGCCTTCAtagtctcgcaaaaacgcgatTATGTCTCTGCTCTTACATTGTATTAACAAATGGTTTAATGTGTTAAAAACTAAACTTGTAGACCTTAAATTTGGCAGGTGGATAACCCAGTAAATCCAAGTATATGGAGAAAAAAGCTCAGTGACATTATATCCAAAGTTCAGTAAAATTATAAATGTAACTTGTaataacttttgtcgacttttgttttacCACGTGTTTGACATCAAAACGCAacataaaaatattatatgattCGATTACCTTAAAACACAAGCTCATTAGCATATTAAGCACTCCTAGACAGATTATAATATCTTTGATTTATTTAGGTTCCAACCGTCACGATGCTTCCTTAGTACCTATTTTAACTAATCAATATCTTTGTAAAGTTCTTTTAAATATACGGATCATATGGATTCACTTAAGACTCATTCTAACATGAaagtatggggtgtaacatctttcccccttaggaacattcgtcctcaatgttaactcttagagacttACAAAAATCTTTCCAGAGTCTCGTCCGTGCACTcgactaaaaccaacctgcacacaGCTAGAAAATACAGTATACATACCACATAGGGACACTATCTATAAATAGAAATACTTGGCCTTACACGGGAGTCAATCATAACTACTgcaagtcaaaaataagagctcaCCTCACGATCTTCTGACTAAAACTAGGTTATGCTATaatatcccatctcgagccaaatcatcagtttgaaataggtggtgGTATTTAGATTTTATCTCATCTGCAGCCTCCCATGTCATTTTTTCGGCGTACCTATCTCTCTATAATACCTTCACAGAGGCTATCTTTTTGGTCCTCAACCTACGAATATGTCAATTTAAAATGGCTACTGCAATCTCATCGTAGGATAGATCCTCTGTAATCCTAACGCCAGCTACTTGGacaacccgagaagggtctccaatgcACTTCTGTAGCATGTATAATAAACTGACTCTAGCTCTGGAGGCAATTCATGCTCATAAGCTACTCTGCCTATTCGTCGAATGGCTATGTAAAGCCCTATATATTTCGGGTTAAGCTTTCCCTTCTTACTAGATCTTATGACGCCTTTCATAGGCAAAATCTTTAGGAATAGCTAGTTGTCTATGACTTTCCATAGTTCGTACTTCGGGAATTTTTATTATACGACTTTGTCCATCATATAATTTTTATTATGACGCTCTTAAAATCAAATACAATCCTCTCTTTGACTCTCATAATTCTCGCTTTACTTTTCTTAAGATTAGTTATCATATTGGTATATGTAACATTGCTATTCAACCCTTCTACCGCACCTTGTAtatagatatacatatatatatatctgctATGCTTGAGCATCGAGTGATTTAGGAAAGGCTTCAACTTCTTAACCTCGTATTCTAGCCTCCTGACTTATCCCGGTCTTGTGAAAATCTATACTTGACTTGTCATCTTAGCTTACTCATATTCTtgatcttttaaattattttacctCTATAAAAGCCTGCACATTTCTATTTTAGCATAGCATGTCCTAACAGATACTTTTGAACTGAATGGTCGATCTAGAGTGTTGTTCATCAATATTATACTTTATAGTTCTAGATCATTTTTGAAGTACAGACCATATGTTGTCACTCGCCTCATATCATGTTTTCTTATTTCTGTAGTATTCTAGATTATGACTCTACTGTCATCTGTATTCTTTACTCAAATAGTAAAAATGATGCTCCATCACCCTGTTAATGTCTCAGAGTTTTGCAATAGTGGGGGCAAATATTTTTCCTGTCATCACCACTCAATCTTTAGTTATCTCTAAGGTTGGTACTCCTCTAACTCGATTTATTGTGGAGCTATTATAAAATATGGCCGATGTACTATCTGTCTTGTACTTATgctattaagagtgattctgcaatgttatgagtcatgatttctataatcatCTAGGTCTAATAAtcggactcctgatttacttaggtGATGTAACTCTTAAGCTTCATATTCCCTCTCAGCCTGTAAATAGGCTTAAGCTGTCTTCCAATATGTGGCTTATGATATTAGCTATTACATTAACTTTTTATGGATGCTATGGAACATACATGTTTAATCTTCTAACAATTGAAGCCTTTATCTGTGACGTGGACTCAGTTCTTATTTTAACAATATATGAGAGTATCGTATAACAAcaagaatgtcaacatatatgcgaCATGTATAATACTGCAAAATCTTAAGTGTGcgcataacgtaactaactttggGTCATAGATCGAATAATTCCCTTCCGCGCCTTCGCAACTGTTTTTAttcgtaagcaattactttttttGGTCGTATTGGCagttgttgcatgaatacttggcttatcttagttcccgtTCATTAGTCACGATAGGTCCCACTTTcctatggagtgcatacaatattttAATGAGACTCTTGTTACCAGATAATTTCTTCTATAATATCAAATTCAAGTTGCTATACTTAGGTTGAAGTTTCTTTATTATATACTCAGCTAGACTTTTATTATAATACATAGGGGAGACCCTCTGGCTATTGTAAAGTTGCAAGCTTATTACATCCTATACCCAATGCAATTTTTGATATTCTTAGTCGCcgataattatccttagttacttacctttgtgcccttgtgctcgtaggattacttctgaactcaaattttgaCTGTCTCCCTAgaggcactctcttttatttccttaacacttatacggtacctttaactacacTAACTCCTATATaaaatttctcaaggattacgatctTGTATTTGTGAGACTGAATTTTCTATGctagggttcactatgtttatcttgcatgatctattgatttatatgtGACCTCTTGTCTAGCTATAACTAGCCTATTCCTTgattaactactaactactcatcggtccattctcatatctatactCTGCGTAACCTCTCGGGTTATGTATTTTGTCTTAAcatacctctcgcactggctctttTTGTATTAAGTGTCCTTTCACACTTGTTTATCAATTAACATCCTTGCTGGGAATCTTCTGCCTCTTCCcggcatcgtgcttgcataatataATTCCCCTTATATCGGTATCCAGCATGTATCAAGCACGACAAAGTTCAAGAAGTTGATACTCACTAAACAAATAAATTGTGAAATGAATATATGAAAGAAAGCTCATAATAAAGATATAAGTGAAATAATTATGTAATACAATATCAACCCCGTCTCAATACAATCACAACAACAACATAGATACCCCAAAtattacataacatcatcaatatGCCACCCTTATTCCGCCGCTTGTGCACataacagtgaaatgcctcccttatttcaccacatGTGCATATacccacccttatttcaccacgTGGGCAGCTCGGGATAACACAACCTTTATTTCCCCCAACACGCACAACAATAGACAAAATTGTACAGCAAAAACCTTGTGTTGACACCCCTAATCAATCCGCTCAACATGTTCACAAGTGCCACGGTACCACAACATAATAATACCAAGTTCCACAGTATCACAACAATGGTACCAGAGTTTCATGAAAGTATAAGCTCACAACTTTCAACAATAGTGCACGGTACATAATGAATAATCATAAAAGCGGATGGGTGTTCAATTAATAAAGGATGACTATGGCTAAGCCAATGAAATGATCATGATCATAGAGTCATAAATTGATCCAAACAAGTTTCACATAAAGTTCATTATCAcatcaaggcatattaatagtcTACGATCTATTACGGTCATAATCACACATAGTATCCATATACACGCTCATCACCTCATGTTCACGCTACTTTTTACATCATAGAAATCAATAATTAGGGCTAGAACCTAGGTGGATTTCCCCATACATGGTTAGGAAAGATACCTAAAATAAGCCAAACCAGTACTCTAAAAGTCCCTTCCCGCATGAATCAACCTctagacggctcgaatctagccaaattaacttaataatatcaacaTAAGCCATATACAACAAGACCAAacaataaagctaagatcttggcTCAATAATGCAAAGTTAACCCAAAAGGTTAACCACGGGCTCGCACCCCAGAACCCTACAAAACCCtaaaatttcgaacacccattccaatacgagtctaaatatatgtgtttcatccaattccaacctcgAATCGTctctcaaatcatcaaatctcactctccaaaatCATAGTGCAAAAACCCCAGTCCCACCATTAATTCGTGTAAATTAGATGTAATAAtctatgggtaatcaatatctaacacCAAAATCATGTAAGAATCACTTTCCCCTTCAATTGTGACGAAATCCCCTTAACAATTCCCCTCCAAccgagctccacaactccaaataatgaaaaatgatcaaaccctTCATAATATAAAGTCTGCCAGTGATTCTGCATCTACGGTCCATATAATCGCACATGCGGTACCGCATTTGCAATCAATATCTCGCATTTGCATGTTCCAATATAGTATCGTCCTTCTGTTTCTATGGTCAATGCCAACACACCTATGCTCCTGCTTCCGCAGTCACAAATCGCAGGTGCGGCCTCACTTCTGCGCTTGGCCTTTGGCATCCGCGGCTCCCAGCACCCCCAGCCAGATACCGCTTCTACCACTCCTGGTCTACACCTTTGGACTCGCATCTATGACCCGGCTTCCACAAATGCGAAACACTAGTCCCAGCAAACTTCATCAATGTAACATAGTCTCCAAATGGTCCAAAATCAATCTTGAACTTCttcaaccaagggactaagtgtcccaaatcaatccaaaatatCTTAAATCATAAAAAcgcatatgtaaagcatcaaacaTGGAAAATATGGTTAAAagactcaaaatgactggccggatcgttatattctcccccttttaaaaaAACGTTCACCCTCGAACAAGTATAGAGCCATACATAAAGTAAAGAAAACATGAGGATAACGGCTCCGTATATCATTATCAGtatcccaagttgcctcctcgaacGGTTGACTTCTCCAGtgaaccttcactgatgcaatattcttcgaccttaaCTTCTGGACATGCTTGTCTAAAATAGCCGTCGACTCCTCAACataggtcaaatccttgtccaattgcacTGAGcagaaatctaacacatgtgatggaTCACCGTAATACTTGTGGTGCATGGAAACATAgaacaccgggtgaactcccgataagctgggtggcaacgcaattctgtaggccacctcaccctctctctcaagaatctcaaaaagaccaatataccgagagctcaactttcccttcctcctgaacctcatcacatccCTCATTGgcgaaactctgagtagaacAATCTCACCCACGATGAATCCCACATCACGAGCCCTCCTATCAGAAAATCTTTTATGTCGAGACTATGTTGTACGAAGCCGCTcccgaatcaactttaccttctccaaagcattaCGAACCAAATTAGTGCCCAACAACTTAGCCTCCCtagactcaaaccaaccaatataACAACATCATCacttcccatataaggcctcataaggatctATATGGATGCTcaactgatagctgttgttgtaggcaaattttgCTATCGGTAGAAACTAATTCCATTGTCATGCCCTGAACTCGAGGACCGCGGAcgacgctcaatcgagtgaacccggtaaagcaagcctgttagataatTTCTAcacaaactcacttatgaataaagaaaatataaaCTTCTTTAATTAACACCGAAAGtgttcatgaacaacactaattccaACACCAtcagttacttcatttataaagtctcaaattacacacactttcatagtttgaagcgGAAGATGTAACACACATACAACATTACTATCTTGACTTTCTTAATACCaatacaacccacaccatgtctatgGAGACTTTAATAAATACAAAAGAGTATTAtaatagtgccggcaataaggccctgactatcactgaccaatatctcatgctgtggaatcacctgcatccattaaagatgcatcaCCCCTAGAAAAAAGGaggttagtacatatgaaatagtactagtatgaatgacaaaacaccctctcaatagaataataaataatacaagcaagaacaattataatatcagtggaagccacaaacaacatcaaacctcaaattaggatcaagacaatgttcaaattaatttacaTATCTTAAATTGGGAAATTTTTTAATAGTGATATTACACCGTTCATGACACCAATACCatcgtaattttagcacggagtccaatcacgacccgatcggctaggccgtctcatttgagacatcaaccacaaccacaatttcaattacaatttccagcacaatcaccaccatgtgtgcggcatggcgtctaATCACGACTCGACTGGAtaagccatctcattcgagacatcataCTTTTATACCAATCACcccatttcatacttctttcacatcctttcatttcattagcactagtggccacaattataaaattcattcttggcacgtcagtcgtatttaatatttcatgctcacctttttcactttcaaacatcatcatcatcatcatcaacaacaagttATTTCAAATCAAGGTTTTTAGTACATATGTAAGCAATTAGAAGACTTAGACACAAAGAGACTTTTCccaaaatttggcataacaaccttagtttgaacttgacttgaagtcgaaaacATCTTTAATgtacaacccatactttgaacacattctcagaAGATAACATCATACGATAAAAGCATTTGATACAcatattgaaaaaatatattttaacacAAACTTATTcgaaatagccaattttataatgaaccactcgggacttaaataaattacatgaataccgcgggattcaattctaggagaggagtttagccaacataccttgatttgATCTTTCCTTAGATTACTTCAacattccgaaaatcctagcaatcacaatctattttgatacattacaaaaattgaatacaaattaggaagatattcatggttttagctcatttgagcattttatgaaacactgggtgtgcaaatttggctaccaagttcttctacaagatttttttcattccacaacccaatctttacttatgtGAGATCAACAATAttcccataaaccttattggtacatgcatgtatacataTTACTcacacacccaagaatcataccccCAATCACCCATCATttaccccaaactcaaaattgaagaactAGGAAAAGAAAtttttacctctttgaagccctaacaagatccttgtgaaatcttcaagccttgagcaagaattgatgaacaaatagCCATGTCTTCTATTTCTCTGTCTAAGATACTCTCACatcactctaaaaatattagatggaacccttaaaaatgacccccaaaggctatttatcaaaatggggtcgggttacaaaaatcagaaaaataaagCTCTGAAACACAGTCTGCGATCACAGAATGGGTATGTGGTCCGCAAACTAGCCGCATACTTTGGTGCCCTTAAATTGGAAAATACGGGTTGGGTCTGTGGCGGTTCTCCgccccgcagacctattctgcggtcgcataatgcaccgtagaccTTCCTTCAAAGTTGGACAGtcactgcttcactctgcggccattctgtggtccgcagagtgattctgcggccccatagtgggccgcagaaatgtctttttctgccaaaacttttcctttactcccagtgcattgttcaacccaaaaggtttaTTCGGTAGCACAAAACTTAAATTCCTTTGCAAAATTCTAaagggccttacattctcccccacttaggatcattcgtcgtcgaatgagggtcaaaatccgtcattagcatccaATTTGGCCCAACTGGTAATTCATACACACTAACAGTTTCAatatttggctaactccctaaattttcaaaattttcgctagagtctcccctgtaactgggcttatccacctgtcagagaatcttAGAagccaatcctaacaacatatacataatgtGATGACACTATATAACATAAAAGCAACACCAAccatggcctcataagcaatatattactagaaatgGAACACCCTTAACATAAGTTGTACagatgatacataattcatagaaggtaactcttagcattttaatagaacacaactttataaatacatggatattcaaacaaataaggatacttcttcttcatttcttcctcggcctcccagatGGCCTCTAAAACCCGCTGGTTTTGCCATatcactttcacagaggcaatttctttatttctcaactttcgtacttgccgatcaataatagaaactgaaatcttttcataagtcaattcctgaTTAacttcaatagtctcaaccggaacaatgagtgtctgGTCTCCAAtgactttcttcaacatagacacatgaaacaccgggagCACTAATGACATCTTAGGTGGTAGCTCAATCTTGTATGCCACCGATCATCT containing:
- the LOC138906104 gene encoding uncharacterized protein, producing MRDVMRFRRKGKLSSRYIGLFEILEREGEVAYRIALPPSLSGVHPVFYVSMHHKYYGDPSHVLDFCSVQLDKDLTYVEESTAILDKHVQKLRSKNIASVKVHWRSQPFEEATWDTDNDIRSRYPHIFWIDLGHLVPWLKKFKIDFGPFGDYVTLMKFAGTSVSHLWKPGHRCESKGVDQEW